One Spinacia oleracea cultivar Varoflay chromosome 4, BTI_SOV_V1, whole genome shotgun sequence DNA segment encodes these proteins:
- the LOC130471373 gene encoding uncharacterized mitochondrial protein AtMg00810-like — protein sequence MSTVRCLISLAASRNWKLFQLDINNAFLHGTLDEEVYMKVPEGVTAPPGFVCKLNKSLYGLKQASRQWVARLHQELKSQGFHQSKNDYSLFIKNTSSDITVVAVYVDDIIITGSNESVITDLKNHLHHTFSIKDLGVLNFFLGIEVSHTSEGYILTQKKYTKELLQDCELDISKPAVTPFPLNLKLSNEGEDYPNAELYRCYVGKLNFLTHTRPDISFAVQTLSQFMHSPKYQHIDALSHTLRYINSTAGQGILLKATDKLTLQAFSDSDWAACPTTRRSVTGYVLLLGNSPISWKSKKQSTISKSSSEAEYRAMSHAAGEVTWIIRLLEELGVTDLKPVVLHCDNQSAIHIATNPIFHERTKHIEVDCHFTRDKVLDGLLQLSYLPTQNQLADLFTKVLPGAQHRNLSSKLAIHQHNNNSNNHINALKSKQASRRFPN from the exons ATGTCTACTGTCAGATGCTTGATTAGTCTTGCTGCTAGCAGAAACTGGAAATTGTTTCAGCTGGACATAAACAATGCTTTTCTCCATGGCACACTTGATGAAGAGGTTTACATGAAAGTGCCTGAAGGTGTGACAGCTCCTCCTGGTTTTGTTTGCAAACTTAATAAATCTCTATATGGTCTTAAGCAGGCATCAAGACAGTGGGTTGCTAGACTCCACCAAGAACTCAAGTCTCAAGGTTTTCACCAATCCAAGAATGACTATTCATTGTTCATTAAGAACACTTCATCAGATATCACTGTGGTTGcagtttatgttgatgatatcatCATCACTGGGTCTAATGAATCTGTCATTACTGATCTAAAGAACCATCTTCACCATACTTTTAGCATCAAAGATCTTGGTGTTCTTAATTTCTTCCTTGGGATTGAAGTTAGTCATACATCTGAAGGATACATTCTCACACAGAAGAAGTATACCAAAGAGTTACTTCAAGATTGTGAGTTGGATATATCTAAGCCTGCTGTCACCCCCTTTCCACTCAATCTTAAGCTCTCTAATGAAGGTGAAGATTATCCCAATGCTGAACTCTACAGGTGCTATGTAGGGAAACTGAATTTTTTAACTCATACTAGACCTGATATATCTTTTGCAGTTCAAACTCTCAGCCAATTCATGCATTCTCCCAAGTACCAGCATATTGATGCTCTCTCTCACACTCTTAGATATATTAATAGCACTGCTGGTCAAGGGATTTTGTTGAAAGCAACTGACAAACTTACTCTTCAAGCATTTTCTGATTCAGACTGGGCTGCTTGCCCTACTACAAGAAGATCTGTCACAGGGTATGTTCTTCTTCTTGGCAACTCACCTATCAGTTGGAAATCCAAGAAGCAATCTACTATTTCTAAGAGTTCCTCTGAAGCTGAGTATAGAGCAATGTCTCATGCTGCTGGTGAAGTGACTTGGATCATTCGATTACTTGAAGAACTAGGTGTCACTGATCTCAAGCCAGTTGTTCTGCATTGTGACAATCAGTCTGCCATACACATAGCCACCAATCCAATCTTtcatgaaaggacaaaacacattGAAGTGGATTGTCATTTCACTAGGGATAAGGTATTGGATGGTTTACTCCAATTAAGTTATCTTCCCACTCAAAATCAGCTTGCTGATCTCTTCACTAAAGTCCTTCCTGGTGCTCAACACAGAAATCTATCTAGCAAACTAG CCATACATCagcacaacaacaacagcaacaaccacATCAATGCTCTAAAGTCCAAGCAAGCTTCTAGAAGATTTCCTAACTGA